In Hoplias malabaricus isolate fHopMal1 chromosome 6, fHopMal1.hap1, whole genome shotgun sequence, a single window of DNA contains:
- the sox10 gene encoding transcription factor SOX-10 → MSGEEQSLSEVEMSPGVSDDGHSISPSHSAHAAGGGDSPIPGQQSQLVGDDASRLPGGIQSKPEEEDDRFPIGIREAVSQVLNGYDWTLVPMPVRVNSGSKSKPHVKRPMNAFMVWAQAARRKLADQYPHLHNAELSKTLGKLWRLLNENDKRPFIEEAERLRKQHKKDYPEYKYQPRRRKNGKPGSSSDQDGHGDSEVSHSQSHYKSLHLEVAHGGGAGSPLADGHHPHAAGPNHSPPTPPTTPKTELQGGKSGEGKREGGASSRSSLGVGSDASSASSSASGSGKPHIDFGNVDIGEISHEVMANMEPFDVNEFDQYLPPNGHHQQGTGASAGSSSASYSYGISSALAAASGHSATWLSKQQQHLGSDSGGKTQIKSETHFSSDATPSGSHVTYTPLSLPHYSSAFPSLATRAAPFADYAEHQASSSYYAHSSQASGLYSAFSYMGPAQRPLYTAITDPASGPQSHSPTHWEQPVYTTLSRP, encoded by the exons ATGTCTGGGGAGGAGCAGAGTCTTTCGGAAGTGGAGATGAGTCCAGGAGTTTCGGATGATGGTCATTCCATATCCCCAAGTCACTCCGCCCATGCTGCAGGTGGGGGTGATTCGCCCATTCCTGGCCAGCAGTCCCAGCTGGTCGGTGATGACGCCTCAAGGCTGCCTGGTGGCATTCAGAGCAAACCAGAAGAAGAGGACGACCGGTTCCCGATTGGAATCCGCGAGGCTGTCAGCCAGGTGCTAAACGGCTACGATTGGACACTGGTGCCCATGCCAGTGCGCGTCAACTCTGGCAGCAAGAGCAAGCCACACGTGAAGAGGCCGATGAATGCCTTCATGGTGTGGGCACAGGCTGCTCGGAGGAAACTGGCCGATCAGTATCCACACCTCCACAACGCTGAACTAAGCAAAACACTGGGCAAGCTATGGAG GCTGCTAAATGAGAATGATAAACGGCCATTTATTGAAGAGGCAGAGCGTCTGAGAAAGCAGCATAAGAAGGATTACCCTGAGTATAAATATCAGCCACGCAGACGCAAGAATGGAAAACCTGGGTCTAGCTCTGATCAAGATGGCCATGGGGACAGTGAGGTTAGCCACAGCCAATCACATTACAAGAGCCTCCATTTGGAGGTGGCCCATGGAGGTGGGGCAGGGTCTCCTTTGGCTGATGGACACCACCCACATGCTGCAG GTCCAAACCACAGCCCTCCTACACCCCCCACCACGCCCAAAACTGAGCTCCAGGGAGGCAAATCAGGTGAAGGGAAGCGAGAGGGCGGAGCCAGCAGCCGGAGCTCTCTGGGGGTAGGGTCAGAtgcaagctctgcttcctcctCTGCATCTGGAAGTGGAAAACCACACATTGACTTTGGCAACGTGGACATTGGTGAGATTAGCCATGAGGTGATGGCCAACATGGAGCCCTTTGATGTCAACGAGTTTGACCAGTACCTGCCACCCAATGGCCACCACCAGCAGGGCACTGGGGCGTCTGCCGGTTCAAGCTCGGCTTCCTACTCTTACGGCATCTCCTCAGCACTAGCTGCTGCTAGTGGTCACTCCGCTACCTGGCTAtccaaacagcagcagcatttGGGTTCGGATAGTGGTGGGAAAACGCAAATAAAGAGCGAAACGCATTTTTCCAGTGACGCCACACCTTCCGGGTCGCATGTGACCTACACACCACTCAGCTTGCCACATTACAGCTCTGCTTTCCCTTCACTGGCCACCAGAGCGGCTCCATTTGCAGATTATGCTGAGCATCAAGCATCGAGTTCCTACTACGCCCACTCCAGCCAGGCATCTGGGCTTTACTCTGCCTTTTCATACATGGGCCCAGCACAGAGGCCACTTTACACTGCCATCACTGACCCAGCCTCTGGCCCCCAATCACACAGTCCCACACACTGGGAACAGCCTGTGTACACCACACTTTCACgaccatga
- the polr2f gene encoding DNA-directed RNA polymerases I, II, and III subunit RPABC2: MSDNEDNFDDGDFDDVEEDEGLDDLENVEDEDQENVQILPAGEGQQANQKRITTPYMTKYERARVLGTRALQIAMCAPVMVELEGETDPLQIAMKELKSRKIPIIIRRYLPDGSYEDWGCDELIITD, from the exons ATGTCTGACAACGAGGACAA TTTTGATGATGGAGATTTTGATGATGTTGAAGAGGACGAGGGGCTGGATGACCTTGAGAATGTGGAAGAT GAAGATCAGGAGAATGTGCAGATTCTTCCTGCTGGAGAGGGGCAGCAGGCAAACCAGAAAAGAATCACTACCCCGTACATGACCAAATATGAAAGAGCAAGAGTCCTGGGCACGCGGGCTCTGCAGATTgc GATGTGTGCACCGGTGATGGTGGAGTTGGAAGGAGAAACAGACCCACTGCAGATCGCCATGAAGGAGCTCAA AAGCAGAAAGATCCCCATAATCATTCGCAGATATTTGCCTGATGGGAGCTATGAAGACTGGGGCTGCGATGAGCTCATTATTACTGATTAg